TTAAGTGTTTACTGCGCATTATTCATCACATACACAAAATAAGAGCCAGCAAAGTCTTTTTAAGACCAGTGTTTTAAGGTTTGTGGCCAGATCTTCCCCCATTAAAAGGGGGAAGAGCCATTGTAACTTATCATGCCAACAAGTGGAGTATTTCAGACAAACGGCATTATTGGGTACTTTGGGCATAAGGCCACATAGTGAGTGAAAACTTGCTTATGGAAGCAGCCTTTTCTATTGGGGCACAAGAAGAAAATATTTGTAATGAGTTTCCCCTGAACTTGCAGATAGTCAGTTTGATTATCACTGAGAACTTGATAAAGGCCCCAAAGTTAACTTAACAATTTAGATCTGTTTATGAATAAAGTCAGTCGCACTGCACTGAGACTGAAGCTTGATAAACATGGAGATTTCCCGCTCGGAGAGCAATAAACGTCATGACAGAGTAATAAAGGACATTGTCAGTGAGACTTGTTACATCCTGATGAACATTTGAAGAGCATCCCTGTATGCAGGAACTGGCCCAAGGGACTGGAAAGAAGAGAAAGTAGTACCAAATTATATTTGAAAAAAGGGACCGAAGACTAACCCAGAAAGAAAAATTACAGGTCTATTAACTGGATATTGGTCATGGGTCAAATAGGAAGGGGAGTATGATGAGACCTTTCTCAGCAGCCCTGCTGGATTTCTTCAGGGTTATAATAGAGCTAATTTGCAAGGAGAACGCAATTGATTGAACATAACATTTCAGCAACACCTTTGGCACAGTGCTACATTACTTTATGCGATAGAAAAGCACAAAAAGGACAGAACTAACTAACTAATTCATTGAGTCGGAAGTTGCAAAAGGTAGTTATTAAGGGAACATTAACATGGAAGAACCAGAGTGGTCTCATATAGCTCTGGGACCATCGCTatctttgaatgaataaaaacaattttGTGGAAGGGGTGGGTATAAAGGCCTGCAAGTCTGCTAATGGAAAACCAATTGAAAGGGGTTGAATATAAGAAGAAACAAGTGGACCATTTGTAAAAGGATAAGGATTGATTTGGAGCTTAGGCCGAAATGTTGTTAAATGAATAGAAATTCAAGATGTGGAAGGGAAATAATGTGGCAGTACAAATATATTGGCAACTGTCTGCAAGAAATACAGGTTGAGACCTGGGAGATTTATATCCAGTCCTTGGAACATTATAAATGAAGGCTTTTGTTAAATAGGATATTTTGAGAAGTGATTATTAGCACTAACGATGTTCCATTGAAAAAGAGAAGCTTATGGGTGGCCTTATTGATGTATTTAAGATATTAAATGGTATAAATAGGATCACAGAATGATGGTCAATATTCGCGTATGTTCTGGAACAAGAGGGTGTACACTCAAGCTTAGGCCAGAAGTGAATAACCAGTTAAGATCTAATTACTTTGCACAGCAATTGATGAATATTCGGAGTATTCCTGCTTTGAACAGTGGAAGGAAGTGGATGTTCTAAATTTCAAAATGCTGATGGATACTTTTTGGTGCACAAGTCTACAAAACGGTGCTACAGGCAAAATGTGGTATAATGCCAGAAACCTTTGGGGCCAGATGGAATCTAACAGTTTTATTGCCAATATACAGTCCTATTTCCTAAACACATTGGAACAAAGCAAGGTTAAATAATGATGCATCGTGAATAACCTGACTGCCTTAGAGAACCAGAGAAGAATGACCCAAAACTTGCCTCAACTTAGCTGCAGATTTGTTTTGGGGTACTTTTTGCCTCCCTTCAAAGTTGCATTACTAACAAAGAGGAGGGAGCATTCCTGAGTTTCAGTCTTTTCCCAACCTCTTTTCTATGTCTGCAAGTGTCAAAATTCTCACGCTATATTTTacaataattaaaataaattccAGTGGTAAAATATTCTGGAAACTGCAACACAACCTGAAAATTCAAATCTAAAAGGTAAAATATAGAGAAACAAAAAGCAATTTGCATTGTAGACTTTGTCTCCAACAGAAATTTAAAAGCAGTAAATGCATTCCAGAGCTGTGTAGGTTCATTACCATAAAGTACATGTAGCTTCTCCTGCATCTACAGCTCTTACGTGTATAACTAAGAGATACGTTTCCTTCCTTTTACATAGgatttatagcacagaaacaggacttTCAGCCCACTGGTCTATGCCGGTGTTTTACACGCCACACAGGCCTTTGCCTGTCCTACTACAGCTAACCCGATCAACATACCCTTCTATTctattctctctcacattcctaTCTAGCTTTTCCTTAAAAGCATCCATCTCAACTCATCTATATGGTAGcaggttccacattctaaccactctctgcatgaagaagtttctcctgaactccCTATTGGATTCATTGTTAACTAACTTATATCAATTACTGAATTTTAACCTACAACTTCACAACCTACaactaccttttttaaaaaactacataATTTGAAGGGCCTCTATTAAGGTAACTTCTCTTTTCTAGTGAAAAAGAGTCCCAACCAAATTTAGTTTTTCTCCTGATAGGTATAATCTCTCATTATCTGTGTAAGTATTCTTTACCTTCTCCTGTGCCTCAATATTCTTTTTGGAATGTGGCGTCtagaactatacacaatattctaagaatGGTCTAACCAAGTTTCTGTGTGAGTTTAACATTCAgataccacagaatccctacagtgcagaaggaggcccattgggtctgcaccgaccacaatcccacctaggccctgtccccgcaaccccacatatttatcctgctaatcccctgacactaagaggcaatttatcatggccaattcacctaacccgcacatctttggagtgtgtgaggaaaccagagcacccggaggaaacccacgctgacacggggagaatgtgcagactctgcacagaaagtgacccaaactgggaattgaacccaggtccctggtgctgaggcagcagtgttaactacggTGCCACCATGTCGGCTTCTCTGCTTTTAAATTATATTCCTTTGGAAATGAACCCTACTGTTTGCTTTCTTTTTTTAGAGAGAAAATGTCCTTGCTAACATGAATTGCTGATAACAATATTGAGTCAGGTTACTTTTAGTTGTAAGTCCCTGCTTATACACTCCTTGTGTATACAACGTGGGATCCAACATCAGTTTcctctctctcaccttgaaccaaaGGAATAGGAGAGACATCAGCTACCTGCCTTTCCTCCATGAGTGCAAACTACATGTACCCTTGGAGAATAAAAGTCTTGAGGGAACTGTATACTTACATTAATAATGGTGCCCCGTATAAAACGATAATTCCATGAAAGATTAGGCAGGAAGTTAAGAACAACACACAGGATTTGAAGATCTTAGTGACCTGAAGGAAAGATATACAGCAAGTAGATTATCTAACACCAGTTCAAAACGCCCAGCATCCAAAATGTGTGAAACATCCATCACGATCTTACCTTGTGACTGGAGGAATTCTTTTTGCCAGAAGTCGTGTTCGTATCCAGCAATGAATACAAAGCAATGGTAACAGCAGCAACAGTGCCAGAGCAAACACACAACCACTGCAGGTGGGTTCCCATTACAGAAAAGTCATCCACAAATAAAGGGGGGACCAAGATAGAAAAGAGGACAgacaggatgagaaaaatatgcgCAGAGAACATGCCTCTTAACTCAACATCCTTCATATTTATCCCTGGACTTGTTACCGACTCGTCTATGAAAAACGTTACAGCAGGAAATTAATGTTTATTTTATATCCGTTTCTGAAGCTGGCTGCTTTGATCAAACGTTTAGCTGACAGCATTGATCCATCTGGattgtccctttcccccccccgggTTACAGGCCAGTCTCACTCCACATTCAGCAGCATTTCACAAGAACAAGACTAACCTGTCCCGGAACAGCGGAAACACACACCCCGGCACTGACTGATTGGCAACACTCTCCAGCCAACCAGAGGCAGAGCCTGCTGCCTGAACCAGCACTAAAACCTGCGCAAAGAGGCAAAGGCTGCAAATGGCAACATCTGAGCAAATGGTCAGGGCAGCTGGACGCTTCATGGAAAACCTGGGCTGTCCAGAAAATGGGAATCTGGTACACCATGAGGCAGGTGTATCTGGGGACAGttgtgttggggaagggggggttgcaGGTGTACCTGGTGGCAATGCtatcgagggggagggggcaatgctGTTAAGTGCACCTAAGGGCAATACTGTCAGATTTATCCAGGGGCAATGCTGTCAGGGGACGGGGGGAATGCTGCCAGGTGTACCTGGGGCAATATTGTCAGGTGTATCTGGAGGCAATATTCTCAGGTGTGCAGGAGGAGGATAATGCTGTCAAGTGCACCTGGGGGCAATACTGTCAGGTTTACCCGGGAACAATGCTGTCAGGaatactgggggggtggggggaatgctgTCAGGTGCACCTGGGGGCAATACTCTCAGGTTTACCTGGAGGCAATGCTGTGTCAGGAGTACtggggagggatgaggggtgTTGCGATCAGGTATAAGGCCAGTTAACAAATTCACGCCAATGAACACTTTCCCTAATTCAAAAAACTGCTACTGGTCTTCATTACAGAAAGTCCAGAAATGCAACAGAAATATCCCTTcaagaactttttttaaaatagtttaaAACTGGATTTCAGCAGTATATTTCTTATATCTAATAAAGACAAACATTACATATAAACACCTGTACCATTCAAACTATTAGCTTGGTCTAAAACTTTTCGCTCTTGTTGATACGCAACCTCCATTGGAGTTAACATAGTCCTTCCAAACCAACCAGACCTGGCAGCCAGCAGATATGTTTTCTGACTGATGGGCAATCTCAATAATCTTTTttaacagaaacatagaatctgtacagtgcagaaggaggccattcagcccatctagtcttcaccggcaacaattccaccctgccctattcctgtattcCCCTGAGactaaaagggcaatttagcatggccaatcaacctaaccttcacatctttggactgtggaaggaatgatgtggagataggagcagcaagctccgaaagcttatggtatttgctaccaaataaacctgttggactttaacctggtgttgtgagacttcttactgtggaaggaaatcagagcacccggaggaaacccacacagacacggggagaacgtgcaaactccacacagtcacccaagatcggaattgaacccaggtcgctggctctgtgaggcagcaatgctaaccactggaccaTCCTCAATGTGAAGCATTGAGACAAGGGTGGAGGAGCTGATGGTTTACATGCATGTTCTTTCGTAGTGACACGAGACAGGCCTGTAAACATGTGTCAGGCTAATATTTTGTTTTCATATTTCATTTGGATTGTCTGCAAACCccttcccctgtgtgtgtgtgtacatttatACCAGGCTGCTTCCAGCATCAAGAGAAGCTGTAACTGCACGGGGCTCGCACTAGGACCCGGGAGGCACCTTCCACTGGCTGCTGCTCTCGGGCAATGAGGAGGTGGCTGCCGGAGCGGAAGTGACGGGATTTGTTGCCGGAAGTGAGCGAGCGGGGAgggggtcaggatggtgtgtgagaaATGTGAGTCCCGGGGACTGGGGAGGGATTCTGGCCGCTCCAGCTCTCTGTTTCCGGGGCAGAGAGATTAGGTGCCCGcgctgtctgcccccccccccccccccccaatcctgatcccccccaatTCTACTCCCTCACCCAAatcctgctccccccacccccagtcctgctccccccacccccagtcctgctccccccacccccagtcctgctccccccacccccagtcctgctccccccacccccagtcctgctccccccacccccagtcctgctccccccacccccagtcctgctccccccacccccagtcctgctccccccacccccagtcctgctccccccacccccagtcctgctccccccatccccagtcctgctccccccatccccagtcctgctttctcctgcccctccccccgtctccctgAACTCCCCATGCCGCCTCATCTCGACTCCATCTCACCAGCTGCTGACCACCCAGGTTTCCTCCTCAGGTCCTCCTGCCCCTTCCCTCAttaacattgatgtggagatgccggcgttggactgggatgagcacagtaagaagtctcacaacaccaggttaaagtccaacaggtttatttgacagcacgagctttcggagcgctgctccttcatcaggtgagcatcatctgatgaaggagcagcgctccaaaagcgcgtgctaccaaataaacttgttggaccttaacctggtgttgtgagacttcttactctgctcatTAACACTCTCCTCCCCTGAAGCACTCCCTTTTCCAAATCTGCTGTCACCCCCACACCATCACCACCATCACAGACAACCCATCCTTGATCCCTCTGGGCATCCCTCGCCAACCTTCtttgtgcacagtggttagcagtataGGGCTTCAAGGAGTATAGggcttcaattccaaccttgggacactgtttgtgtggagtttgcacattctccccgccgcagcatgggtttcctccgggtgctccggtttcctcccacagtccaaagatgtgctggttaggttgattggccatgctaaattgccccttactgtcccaagatgtgtgggttagatgtatttgccatggtaaatatgtgtggtcacAAGGCTAGGGTAGGAGAGACAGccagggtgagatactctgtcagagagttgctgcGTACCTggtgggccaaaatggccttattttccactgtcaggattctatgaaatgttgatGTCTGTGTCCTCTCTTGTCAAGGCAGTAGTGATGGAGTAACTAGAAATTTTGCATTTAAGG
The DNA window shown above is from Mustelus asterias chromosome 15, sMusAst1.hap1.1, whole genome shotgun sequence and carries:
- the pigf gene encoding phosphatidylinositol-glycan biosynthesis class F protein isoform X1; its protein translation is MKDVELRGMFSAHIFLILSVLFSILVPPLFVDDFSVMGTHLQWLCVCSGTVAAVTIALYSLLDTNTTSGKKNSSSHKVTKIFKSCVLFLTSCLIFHGIIVLYGAPLLMSFRETFLFAVLLSTFTTLRCLCMLGPNVQAWIRVFSKNGCGQFPVHLEQHLDSPSVLSSHHYGYTGTRNTSRTNADDFSSCRECCR